The DNA sequence TTAGTATGCTGGTAGACAAAGCGCTTGAGGTTGGCACATGAGGTAATAAAATCGACCATGCCATGTCTTCCGTTACAAAAAAAGTCCAGGACTAGATCTTCGACCTGCGACCTAGCTGAGACAGGCAAGAAGGCCGGATGGTCTGCCGGGCTGTGAGTCGAATGAAGCTCCTGTACGGGCCCGAGTCGTAAGCTGCGAAGATAGGGCAAgtggagaaagggaaggtATTCGCGATGGCTCAACACAGTCGAGAGACCACACCAGGTCAGGTCGAGCTTTTCTAAATGCTGCAAGGCTGGCAGAGTGTTGGGTTCGAAAGGCAATTGCTTCCATGCGGCCTTCGAAACGATCCGAGTAATCCAACCTTGAGGGTGGCTATGCTGTGCTGAAACTGCAGCAAGATTGGGGAGAATCGCCATTAAAAGAGCAATCCACACTTCACTCTGGTTTTCCGATAGTCCTTTTCGCCATGCATCATATTCTACGGGCGACTCGCTGATGAGATCTATAATCTCTTGAACTGGCGAGCCTAATGGGACCGGTGTAGCTCTATGTGCAACGTTCTCTATCGAGATCTTATGGATGGAAAACCTGATAACCGGGTTGGCAAGGGCCGCCACGACCAGACGCCGAACTTGAGGCCATTCGAGGTGAGTCGAGCAGAAAGCGATTCCCAGAAATGAGGCACGCCAGCGCCGACATATCTGAACTAGAGTCAGTCGGTCTTGGGTGTTGGGGATCTCATGGATAATGGCCAGGATGATCTCTGTTGGCAGGCGATCCATCTTCGCAGCAAATTCAAGCGACAGGTGAACAAATGTCAACCCGATCGCGGAAAAAAGCTCTATCAATGTTGGCCCTAATTTACTACGGGGCTGTAGCCGTTAATTAATATCTATTTACAGTCGTTCTTGGCGACTCTAAGAGCAATGATATTCTCAGGATGTTGACGGCCATAAGCCCTTCATTCACAACAGCTTTACGAGGATTAAGCTCTAATCTCCTATTCTAATCTCTTACCTAAAGATTATACAAGCATTTGGGACGGAAAAATACTTTGGCCGAATCAATCAAGAACAACTGAAACTCCCGTCTCGCCAGTGTGGACCAGTTGAGAAAAAAACACTGCAATCAGATAAATGACCACGATTCAAAATGATCGTACCCTACGGACGCTGGAAGAGCCCACTCACCCCAGAATTACTGTCGAGCAGTAGCATCTCTCTGCACGAGGTGGTCGTCAATGTGAGTCCCAGTCCCAGCTCCCCAACCTCGCCAGGATACTAACGAGAACTTAGGAATCCACCGGGGCTATCTACTCTGTGGAATGCCATCCGACAGAGAATGGACGCCATGCAATTATCCAGCACTGGAACGGCGAACGTCGGGATGTGTTACCAAAAGATTTCAGTGCACACGCCACAGTGCAAGAGCTTGGTGGCGGTTCCCTTGCCATAAGACCAGACGGACTGATCACATTTTCCGACGAAGAATCTAGCGGCATCTACCTGCTGGATCCAACCTCTAGCAAAGTCACTTTGATCCGCGAAGGGGTAAAGGGTGTCCGCTATGCGGACTTTTGCCATCATCCGATCAATGCACACTGGGTGCTTGCCATCAAGGAGGACCATCGCGAAGCCACTCCGGAGACCCAAGCATTCATGGTTCATAACACCCTGGTGGCTATCAACATCGATACCGGTGAGGAGACCACAATTGCCCAAGGGGACGACTTTTTCTCCCACCCCAAGTTCGATCCTTCGGGGAAGCATGTCTCTTGGATTCAGTGGTCCCATCCGGACATGCCGTGGACCGGAACTGTTCTTCATGTTGCGACGTGGGAAGATGGATGTCTTAAAAATATGAGACGTGTCGCAGGGAAAGCACAGGAAGAGAGTATCACGCAGCCAAAATGGGGCCTGGACGGTTCGCTCTACTTTGCGAGCGACAGGACAGGGTTCTGGCAGCTATATGCATTCAACATGAATGACGACGCACCTCGCCTGTTGGCGCTGAAAGGTCTCGAAGAGGCGGACTTTGCCACCGCTGAATGGGAACTGGGAAGGTACATGAGTGATTCCATCCTTCGTACGTGGTCAAACTAACACCCCGACCAGCTCCACGTACATCTCCCTTGA is a window from the Aspergillus oryzae RIB40 DNA, chromosome 6 genome containing:
- a CDS encoding uncharacterized protein (predicted protein); translated protein: MDRLPTEIILAIIHEIPNTQDRLTLVQICRRWRASFLGIAFCSTHLEWPQVRRLVVAALANPVIRFSIHKISIENVAHRATPVPLGSPVQEIIDLISESPVEYDAWRKGLSENQSEVWIALLMAILPNLAAVSAQHSHPQGWITRIVSKAAWKQLPFEPNTLPALQHLEKLDLTWCGLSTVLSHREYLPFLHLPYLRSLRLGPVQELHSTHSPADHPAFLPVSARSQVEDLVLDFFCNGRHGMVDFITSCANLKRFVYQHTNYMVWVSRQDEEDCAGVDASFRPWCFHEALQTQKHSLEVLHLNDLGDASIPRRTHLYKGHVDPISHDRWFGSLADFRKLWDLHIRASNLLNLHPEETEEMILLGDILPKSLRVLHLADRNDEICAVLLTHLEDLLARREEQFPSLQSLLISPEREEPHGTRIRIKDSFRKQWTALQEMYDRVGVRLSLGAGGKMETNQKQKHWSPGRIVDEALLD